One Pygocentrus nattereri isolate fPygNat1 chromosome 23, fPygNat1.pri, whole genome shotgun sequence genomic window carries:
- the uprt gene encoding uracil phosphoribosyltransferase homolog has protein sequence METSRLENGMPCQKELVNGGRQQEDHAAAAAKQVRFSPSAGGEPSPDREHEQASEVQRQIGPQLKLLPLNDQIRELQTIIRDKSTSRGDFVFCADRLIRLVVEEGLNQLPYSECTVTTPTGHKYEGVKFEKGNCGVSIMRSGEAMEQGLRDCCRSIRIGKILIQSDEETQKAKVFYAKFPPDISRRKVLLMYPILSTGNTVIEAVRVLTEHGLQAKHIILLSLFSTPHGARSIVQEFPEITILTTEVHPVAPTHFGQRYFGTD, from the exons ATGGAAACGAGCCGCCTCGAGAACGGGATGCCGTGTCAGAAGGAGCTGGTTAACGGCGGGCGGCAGCAGGAGGACCACGCGGCGGCGGCGGCCAAGCAGGTCCGCTTCTCCCCCAGCGCCGGCGGAGAGCCCAGTCCCGACCGCGAACACGAACAGGCCAGCGAGGTCCAGCGGCAGATAGGACCGCAGCTCAAACTGCTGCCTTTAAACGACCAAATACGGGAGCTGCAGACCATCATCAGGGACAA gtctaCTAGTAGAGgagattttgtgttttgtgctgatAGATTG ATAAGACTAGTGGTTGAAGAGGGACTCAATCAGCTTCCCTACAGCGAATGCACCGTGACCACGCCCACAG GTCACAAGTACGAGGGAGTGAAGTTTGAGAAGGGGAACTGTGGTGTGAGCATCATGAGAAGTG GTGAGGCTATGGAGCAGGGACTGCGGGACTGTTGTAGGTCAATCCGCATTGGGAAGATTCTGATCCAAAGCGACGAGGAGACTCAGAAAGCCAAAGTTTTCTACGCCAAGTTTCCCCCCGACATCAGCCGCAGGAAGGTGCTGCTCATGTACCCCATCCTGA GTACAGGTAACACAGTCATCGAGGCGGTGAGGGTGCTAACAGAACACGGGCTGCAAGCCAAACACATCATACTGCTCAGTCTCTTCTCCACTCCCCACG GTGCGAGGTCCATTGTTCAGGAGTTCCCTGAGATCACAATACTGACAACTGAAGTTCACCCAGTTGCTCCGACACACTTCGGCCAGAGATACTTCGGCACAGACTGa